A single region of the Chionomys nivalis chromosome 23, mChiNiv1.1, whole genome shotgun sequence genome encodes:
- the Alg8 gene encoding probable dolichyl pyrophosphate Glc1Man9GlcNAc2 alpha-1,3-glucosyltransferase isoform X1, with protein sequence MATSALGTRSGHWFSALALGVTLLKCLLIPTYHSTDFEVHRNWLAITHSLPISQWYYEATSEWTLDYPPFFAWFEYALSYIAKFFDQEMLNVRNLNYRSSGTLLFQRFSVILADALFVYAVHECCKCIDGKKTSKELTEKPKFILSVLLLWNFGLLIVDHIHFQYNGFLSGLMLLSIARIFQKRHMEAAFLFAVLLHFKHIYLYVAPAYGVYLLRSYCFTASKPDGSVRWGSFSFVRVLSLGLIVFLVSALSLGPFLALNQLPQVFSRLFPFKRGLCHAYWAPNFWALYNAVDKALCVIGLELKLLDPNQIPRASMTSGLVQQFQHTVLPSVSPLATLICTLIAILPSVFCLWCKPQGPRGFLQCLVLCALSSFMFGWHVHEKAVLLAILPMSLLSVEKAGDATTFLILTTTGHYSLFPLLFTAPELPIKVFLMLLFTVYSVSSLQTLFRKEKPLLNWMETVYLLGLGPLEVCCELVFPLTSWKLKYPFIPLLLTSVYCAVGITYAWARLYVSVLTGCLGNKTKKQ encoded by the exons ATGGCGACGTCCGCTCTCGGCACCCGTAGTGGCCACTGGTTCTCGGCTTTGGCTCTCGGGGTGACGCTCCTCAAATGCCTTCTCATCCCCACCTA CCACTCCACGGATTTTGAAGTACACCGAAACTGGCTTGCTATTACTCACAGTCTGCCAATATCTCAGTGGTACTATGAG GCAACTTCAGAGTGGACCTTGGATTACCCCCCCTTTTTTGCGTGGTTTGAGTACGCCCTATCATATATTGCCAAATTCTTTGATCAAGAGATGCTTAATGTCCGTAACCTGAACTACCGCAGCTCAggaacactgctcttccagaggttctccGTCATCTTGGCAGATGCGCTCTTTGTGTACGCTGTTCACGA GTGCTGCAAATGCATTGACgggaagaaaacaagcaaagaactTACAGAGAAGCCCAAGTTTATCCTGTCCGTGCTGCTGCTGTGGAACTTTGGGTTGCTGATTGTAGACC ATATTCATTTCCAGTACAACGGCTTTCTGTCTGGGCTCATGCTGCTGTCCATCGCACGGATATTTCAG AAAAGGCATATGGAAGCAGCATTTCTCTTCGCCGTCCTCCTGCATTTCAAGCACATTTACCTCTACGTAGCACCAGCCTATGGTGTCTATCTGCTGCGATCTTACTGTTTCACTGCGAGCAAACCAG ATGGCAGTGTCCGATGGGGCAGCTTCAGCTTTGTCCGCGTACTTTCCCTGGGACTGATTGTTTTCCTAGTTTCTGCTCTTTCGTTGGGCCCTTTCCTAGCCTTG AACCAGCTGCCACAAGTCTTTTCCCGACTCTTTCCATTCAAGAGGGGCCTTTGCCATGCCTACTGGGCTCCAAACTTCTGGGCTTTGTACAATGCCGTGGACAAAGCCCTGTGTGTCATTG GTTTGGAATTGAAACTTCTTGACCCCAACCAGATCCCCAGGGCCTCAATGACAAGTGGTTTGGTTCAGCAGTTCCAGCACACAGTCCttccctcagtttcccctctggcAACCCTCATCTGCACACTGATAGCCATACTG CCCTCTGTTTTCTGTCTGTGGTGTAAACCGCAAGGGCCCCGAGGCTTTCTCCAGTGCCTGGTTCTCTGTGCCTTGAGCTCCTTCATGTTCGGCTGGCACGTCCATGAAAAGGCCGTACTCCTGGCGATTCTCCCGATGAG CCTTCTGTCTGTGGAGAAAGCAGGGGACGCGACGACTTTTCTGATTCTGACCACAACGGGACACTactccctcttccctctgctcttcacTGCCCCAG AGCTCCCCATTAAAGTCTTCCTCATGCTCCTGTTCACCGTGTACAGCGTCTCCTCTCTGCAGACACTCTTCAG GAAAGAAAAACCTCTTCTTAACTGGATGGAAACTGTCTACCTCCTCGGCCTGGGGCCGCTGGAAGTCTGCTGTGAACTGGTCTTCCCTCTCACCTCCTGGAAGCTGAAGTACCCCTTCATCCCTTTGTTGCTGACCTCAGTGTATTGCGCGGTGGGCATCACATACGCCTGGGCCAGGCTCTACGTTTCGGTGCTGACCGGCTGTCTTGGCAACAAGACAAAGAAGCAATGA
- the Kctd21 gene encoding BTB/POZ domain-containing protein KCTD21, whose translation MSDPITLNVGGKLYTTSLATLTSFPDSMLGAMFSGKIPTKKDSQGNCFIDRDGKVFRYILNFLRTSHLDLPEDFQEMGLLRREADFYQVQPLIEALQEKEVELSKAEKNAMLNITLKQRVQTVHFTVREAPQIYSLSSSSMEVFNANIFSTSCLFLKLLGSKLFYCSNGNLSSITSHLQDPNHLTLDWVANVEGLPEEEYTKQNLKRLWVVPANKQINSFQVFVEEMLKIALSDGFCIDSSHPHALDFMNNKIIRLIRYR comes from the coding sequence ATGTCTGACCCCATCACACTGAATGTCGGGGGGAAGCTCTACACAACCTCCCTGGCCACCTTGACCAGCTTCCCCGACTCCATGCTGGGCGCCATGTTCAGCGGGAAGATACCCACCaagaaggacagccagggcaactgCTTCATCGACCGCGATGGCAAAGTCTTCCGCTATATCCTCAACTTCCTGCGGACCTCCCACCTGGACCTGCCGGAGGACTTCCAGGAGATGGGCCTGCTCCGCAGGGAAGCTGACTTCTACCAGGTCCAGCCCCTGATCGAGGCCCTGCAGGAGAAGGAGGTGGAGCTCTCCAAGGCCGAGAAGAACGCCATGCTCAACATCACCCTGAAGCAGCGCGTGCAGACGGTCCACTTCACCGTGCGGGAGGCGCCTCAGATCTACAGCCTGTCGTCCTCCAGCATGGAGGTGTTCAACGCCAACATCTTCAGcacctcctgcctcttcctcaagCTCCTGGGCTCCAAGCTCTTCTACTGTTCCAACGGCAACCTCTCCTCCATCACCAGCCACTTGCAGGACCCCAACCACCTCACTCTGGACTGGGTGGCCAATGTGGAAGGCCTCCCAGAGGAGGAGTACACCAAGCAGAACCTCAAAAGGCTGTGGGTGGTGCCCGCCAACAAGCAGATCAACAGCTTCCAGGTCTTCGTGGAGGAGATGCTGAAGATCGCCCTGAGCGATGGATTCTGCATCGACTCTTCCCATCCGCACGCTCTGGACTTCATGAACAATAAGATCATCCGGTTGATACGGTACAGGTAG
- the Alg8 gene encoding probable dolichyl pyrophosphate Glc1Man9GlcNAc2 alpha-1,3-glucosyltransferase isoform X2: protein MLNVRNLNYRSSGTLLFQRFSVILADALFVYAVHECCKCIDGKKTSKELTEKPKFILSVLLLWNFGLLIVDHIHFQYNGFLSGLMLLSIARIFQKRHMEAAFLFAVLLHFKHIYLYVAPAYGVYLLRSYCFTASKPDGSVRWGSFSFVRVLSLGLIVFLVSALSLGPFLALNQLPQVFSRLFPFKRGLCHAYWAPNFWALYNAVDKALCVIGLELKLLDPNQIPRASMTSGLVQQFQHTVLPSVSPLATLICTLIAILPSVFCLWCKPQGPRGFLQCLVLCALSSFMFGWHVHEKAVLLAILPMSLLSVEKAGDATTFLILTTTGHYSLFPLLFTAPELPIKVFLMLLFTVYSVSSLQTLFRKEKPLLNWMETVYLLGLGPLEVCCELVFPLTSWKLKYPFIPLLLTSVYCAVGITYAWARLYVSVLTGCLGNKTKKQ, encoded by the exons ATGCTTAATGTCCGTAACCTGAACTACCGCAGCTCAggaacactgctcttccagaggttctccGTCATCTTGGCAGATGCGCTCTTTGTGTACGCTGTTCACGA GTGCTGCAAATGCATTGACgggaagaaaacaagcaaagaactTACAGAGAAGCCCAAGTTTATCCTGTCCGTGCTGCTGCTGTGGAACTTTGGGTTGCTGATTGTAGACC ATATTCATTTCCAGTACAACGGCTTTCTGTCTGGGCTCATGCTGCTGTCCATCGCACGGATATTTCAG AAAAGGCATATGGAAGCAGCATTTCTCTTCGCCGTCCTCCTGCATTTCAAGCACATTTACCTCTACGTAGCACCAGCCTATGGTGTCTATCTGCTGCGATCTTACTGTTTCACTGCGAGCAAACCAG ATGGCAGTGTCCGATGGGGCAGCTTCAGCTTTGTCCGCGTACTTTCCCTGGGACTGATTGTTTTCCTAGTTTCTGCTCTTTCGTTGGGCCCTTTCCTAGCCTTG AACCAGCTGCCACAAGTCTTTTCCCGACTCTTTCCATTCAAGAGGGGCCTTTGCCATGCCTACTGGGCTCCAAACTTCTGGGCTTTGTACAATGCCGTGGACAAAGCCCTGTGTGTCATTG GTTTGGAATTGAAACTTCTTGACCCCAACCAGATCCCCAGGGCCTCAATGACAAGTGGTTTGGTTCAGCAGTTCCAGCACACAGTCCttccctcagtttcccctctggcAACCCTCATCTGCACACTGATAGCCATACTG CCCTCTGTTTTCTGTCTGTGGTGTAAACCGCAAGGGCCCCGAGGCTTTCTCCAGTGCCTGGTTCTCTGTGCCTTGAGCTCCTTCATGTTCGGCTGGCACGTCCATGAAAAGGCCGTACTCCTGGCGATTCTCCCGATGAG CCTTCTGTCTGTGGAGAAAGCAGGGGACGCGACGACTTTTCTGATTCTGACCACAACGGGACACTactccctcttccctctgctcttcacTGCCCCAG AGCTCCCCATTAAAGTCTTCCTCATGCTCCTGTTCACCGTGTACAGCGTCTCCTCTCTGCAGACACTCTTCAG GAAAGAAAAACCTCTTCTTAACTGGATGGAAACTGTCTACCTCCTCGGCCTGGGGCCGCTGGAAGTCTGCTGTGAACTGGTCTTCCCTCTCACCTCCTGGAAGCTGAAGTACCCCTTCATCCCTTTGTTGCTGACCTCAGTGTATTGCGCGGTGGGCATCACATACGCCTGGGCCAGGCTCTACGTTTCGGTGCTGACCGGCTGTCTTGGCAACAAGACAAAGAAGCAATGA